The nucleotide window CCTCTGATGGGTGAGGAAGATGCCTTCATAGATAGATGAGCCAGGCCAGGAAGCAGGGCAGACGATAGCACTGTTTTTAGAGGTCCTGGAAAAAGAACCCTCCTCACTCCCGGGGAGAAGCCGCCTCAGAAAGCCCCGATTTCAGTGATTTCAGAGACCCAGGAGTGGCAGAGCACAGCTCCTGCTggcctcccagcagcccctggggAAGAAGGCCTGGGGGCAGGAACACCCACATAAGCAGGGGACCCCAGGATGCCAGGGAGCACGGGGGAAGAAGATCGCACGAGGGGTGCCATGTGGCTGCTCCTGGCAGCCCTGATGTTGGGGGccacggggaggggggcagcgggCCTCTCCAGGGGGCGGGCCCTCCGGGTAGAAGATGCCCCTCGACTGGGCAGCACATGCCTCCGGGCTGGCAGGACAGTACCAGCGGCTCTGCGCACGGGAGTGGTTCGGAGGGCGGGGATGGGGTAGACCAGAGAGGAGGCGCTGGGGAGGATGGGACCGGGCACTCTTCCCAGGACGGTGAGCTGGCTGCTGGGGGCTGACAGCCCTGGACAGCTATGGAAGAAGGACCAGGGCCAGGCAGGGAAGGCCAGGGGGCCAGCGGGCGTGGGAGAAGGCTCCATCTCAGCTGCGTAGCTGTTGAGGTGTGAGAGAAGACGAATCCGGACAGGGTCTGCACGGCTGCTCGGCCCTTCCAGCACCCCCAGGTACCTGATGACCTCGGTGAGGCACTCCCGAAAACCGATGCTCCGGAAATCAACTGCCAGGGCTCGGGCATCAAAGAATCCTGCAAAGTGAGGCGTGATGAGGGCATGCCAGGCGGGGGACAAGTGCTGATCCTGGGGTCAggtctgtgtgaccctgggcatgtcacctcacctctctgagccctcatctgtaaagtgggaataatcaCCCCTTCCTGGGGTATCTGGGGTATGTTGTGAGGACCAAGTGAGTTCACTGAACTATGAAGCAGGATAAAATGTAGAGTATTGTTTTCACCAAAATTCATGATTAAGGCAGAGAAGAAACTTTGCGACCAAGGTACTGTCGTTTAAGTGGACGCTTTGCCAGGTGTGACAGGCCTGCGCACGTAGAGGTGTAGAACACCCCTGCCTGCTGGTGGGGGCGGATGTTGGGAGGTGGCGGCAGCAGCGGTCAGAGCTTGGGGACTCCTCAGAGAAGGCAGCATGATGTCACAGTGAAGCCTGAGGTCTTTGGACCTCAACTTCTCCACTTGACTAGCTGCCTGACTGTGGACAAGCCTCTTAATctttctaagcctcaatttccttggCCGCAAAATGGGCATATAGTGACACTTGCTGTGACGGTGAAATTAAATGCAACGGTGCACAGAAACAGTCAACGAATTCATCATTTACACCTGACCCTTGAACGACATGGGGTTACGGGCACTGATCCTCCCCCAGTGCAGTCGAAAACCTGAGcaaacttttgactccccagaaaCTACCTAGAGTGAGAACCGCCAGAGATAACTTTTTACCGTGATAGCAATTTACTGGAGAGACGAACTGCTCACGCGGAGATGATTAGTGTCACATGGAGTCTTAAGCAGATACTCGCAACACTTGAGCTCACCGCAAGAGCAACAGGAGGTAGCTAGGAAATTATCACAGTAGCACGGTATGTATAAACTACagcacttttggggcgcctgggtggcgcagtcggttaagcgtccgacttcagccaggtcacgatctcgcggtccgtgagttcgagccccatgtcgggctctgggctgatggctcagagcctggagcctgtttccgattctgtgtctccctctctctctgcccctcccccgttcatgctctctctctgtcccaaaaataaataaacgttgaaaaaaaaatttttttaaactacagcACTTTTATGCAATTAAGACTATAATGCATCttcacatttatatttctctCCACTGCAAATGGCACCATGTGCAGTCTGTAAGTATTTGTATGAGGAAGTTTTGATAAGTTGTAACGTCAATAATAGATGCGTGTCTATTTTACGGTAGCGAATGATAAAACAGACCAGCATCTACATTTATGTCACGCATTCATGACATACCTAACTTTTTCTTACGTTTTTCCCAATATTTCTAGGCTATGTGGTGCATCTGCAattgtttttcaaactgttgcAAATCTCTAAAAAATTTTCTAACACATTTACGGCGAACACTCTGCATAGAAGAGGACCTGTGCTactcaaacctgtgttgttcaagggtcaagggCATATTACTGGCTTGGCCCCTGTGGGCATTTGAGTCTGTCCCCTAGCCTGAAGGGCTGTCAGGAAAGCAGGACCCCGCTCTGGTCCTCAGCTGCTGCCATCAGGCTGGGACCCTCTCTTTGGCTGGTTTCAGTGAGGTCTGACCAGGTGGACTGCCCACAGAGGTATTTCATTCTCACTGCCTTTATACCTGCCCCGCTATCAACCACCTTCTGTGCAAAGACAGAATAGCCTCTGTGAGCACTGGCCTCATGACTATGGCAGCAAATCTCTGGTCCCTGGTTCATGGCTGTGGCCCCCACAGAGGGACAGCTCTACGGGAGATGATGTTTGGAGTCAGGCCTCCTTGGGGCCAAGACCTTGTTGCATACTTAACTATGCGACTTTGAGCAAAACccttcagtttctgtgtttgctgttctttttcaccTAACATTTTCTGAGTTCTTATTGAGTACTTAATTTGcattatctgatttaatccttAGAAAAACCCTGTCATTActcccatttcagagatgagaaaactgaggaataGAGAAGCTAAATCATTTGTCCAACATAATAGAGCTGGCAAGTCATAGAGCCAACCTCGCAATTCATCGGATTCGAATCAACTCAATTCAGGATTCTAACCCAGAGGCAGTGCTCTAAGCCACATCTCTGTCTTCCCATTAGCCCTTAGCCAGAAAATGGTGATGGCGACAACCCCCAGCCTCAAGATTCTTATAGGAATCGAATGAGATAACGATGGTGAAAGCATTTTGAAACTACAAAATGCTGCCCCAAATATTAgtcactatttttcttttaattgggtAACCATAAATGTAGTTTGAAGTATCTCCCTCACTGGTTGACCGAAATCAGAAGTTTTCACTGTTGGC belongs to Felis catus isolate Fca126 chromosome C1, F.catus_Fca126_mat1.0, whole genome shotgun sequence and includes:
- the HEYL gene encoding hairy/enhancer-of-split related with YRPW motif-like protein → MKRPREPSGSDSESDGPIDVGREGELSQMARPLSTPSPSQMQARKKRRGIIEKRRRDRINSSLSELRRLVPSAFEKQGSSKLEKAEVLQMTVDHLKMLHATGGTGFFDARALAVDFRSIGFRECLTEVIRYLGVLEGPSSRADPVRIRLLSHLNSYAAEMEPSPTPAGPLAFPAWPWSFFHSCPGLSAPSSQLTVLGRVPGPILPSASSLVYPIPALRTTPVRRAAGTVLPARRHVLPSRGASSTRRARPLERPAAPLPVAPNIRAARSSHMAPLVRSSSPVLPGILGSPAYVGVPAPRPSSPGAAGRPAGAVLCHSWVSEITEIGAF